Proteins from a single region of Aureibacter tunicatorum:
- a CDS encoding TolC family protein codes for MHKSAMILLCAILLHVDLLAQTHSMTDILQSIERNNYALKALRTSIEQQNLENQASNNLPDPELDFYYLPIKPEEAPYNYSELEFRQSFEFPTVYAMRKKWIDKEAMVLESQYAKKKQEVLLPAQQLLVEISSLNKKKFIEAKRLEQSQTILSHLTTQFEKGAIGVLELNKAKIAWMQDQFAIDQIDLKIRKASMELTKMNSGLAIAADQFMLEDDFEMDSYDQIWKEKQSLDPELTILQQEEAASLQNLKVARHKLLPNLTLGYNSQGVRDDVYSGVFAGISIPLWSTRNKVKIAKSNVNLQALNAKAELMKAEIKLKEQFETYALLKKKHAEYEKTLGSLNSEQLLYQAFEQGEYSFAEYFVELQFYREAINQKLDLEQELNELKASILIYKL; via the coding sequence ATGCATAAATCAGCGATGATCTTATTATGCGCGATTTTGCTTCATGTTGATCTTCTTGCCCAAACCCATTCGATGACAGATATTTTACAATCCATTGAACGGAATAACTATGCACTTAAGGCGCTAAGAACATCCATAGAACAGCAAAATCTGGAAAATCAAGCAAGCAACAACTTGCCTGACCCCGAATTAGATTTTTACTATCTGCCGATAAAACCTGAAGAAGCACCTTACAACTATTCAGAACTTGAATTTCGTCAATCCTTTGAATTTCCCACAGTGTATGCTATGCGGAAAAAATGGATCGACAAGGAAGCTATGGTATTAGAATCCCAATACGCAAAAAAGAAGCAAGAAGTCCTTCTTCCCGCTCAACAATTATTGGTGGAAATCTCTAGCTTAAACAAAAAGAAATTTATCGAAGCCAAAAGGTTGGAGCAATCCCAAACCATTCTGTCCCACTTGACAACACAATTTGAAAAGGGAGCCATTGGGGTTTTAGAGCTCAACAAGGCTAAAATCGCTTGGATGCAGGATCAATTCGCTATTGATCAAATCGATCTGAAGATACGAAAAGCCTCAATGGAGTTAACCAAAATGAATTCCGGTCTAGCCATTGCCGCCGATCAATTCATGCTGGAAGATGACTTTGAAATGGATTCTTACGACCAAATATGGAAAGAAAAGCAATCCTTGGATCCTGAATTAACGATATTGCAACAGGAAGAAGCTGCTTCATTGCAAAACCTCAAAGTAGCAAGACACAAACTCTTGCCCAACCTTACCTTAGGATACAACAGCCAAGGCGTTCGCGATGATGTGTACTCTGGAGTTTTCGCTGGTATTTCAATCCCTTTGTGGAGTACTAGAAACAAAGTGAAAATCGCCAAAAGCAACGTAAACCTGCAAGCTCTTAACGCCAAAGCGGAATTAATGAAAGCGGAAATCAAGCTCAAAGAGCAATTTGAGACATACGCTCTTCTGAAAAAGAAACATGCCGAATACGAAAAAACCCTCGGCAGCCTGAATTCCGAACAGTTGCTCTACCAAGCCTTCGAACAAGGAGAATACTCCTTTGCGGAATACTTCGTAGAACTGCAATTTTACCGAGAAGCCATCAACCAAAAGCTCGACTTGGAACAAGAGCTCAATGAACTGAAAGCATCTATTTTAATATATAAACTCTGA
- the tcuA gene encoding FAD-dependent tricarballylate dehydrogenase TcuA yields MNKIIVVGTGNAALCAAIEAIDHDAEVVIIEKAPEKEKGGNTRLTSAALRIIFDHKDEVREILDNRYSDEDWARIFIEPYSHENFIEDIQSLGKGRPDNELVSWFTSQSYDIISWLKSKGVKFELAEYLSTYDNTKERHYSGGVAIQAMNGGEGMVESQLSYLQSKGAKVIYSTAATGLSVSQNNEVIGVKVRNSSGDTEVIQGAVVLGCGGFEANNAMRAQYLGQEWDQVRQRCVKYNTGEMLEAALSIGAKPYGHFTGAHITPIDPDSPWEGGLNTREKTNRLAFSWGVTVNNEGKRFIDEGRYWNNQIYVEVGKAILKQPDQIAYQIFDSQGIKFLEPYYSFQKQFYKSDSLEELSKETKLPLKEFLSTINQFNQSCDHNQNTYNPTILDGQSTKDIFPPKSNWALPITQPPFYAYPVVPGITFTFGGLFSNTKCEILDYSGYPIKGLYGCGEITGGYFYYAYPTGSGLIKGAVTGKEAGYQAAQYVKKF; encoded by the coding sequence AAGTTGTAATCATTGAAAAAGCTCCAGAAAAAGAAAAAGGCGGAAATACTAGGTTAACTTCTGCGGCCTTAAGGATTATTTTTGATCATAAAGATGAAGTAAGAGAAATACTTGATAATCGGTACTCTGATGAAGATTGGGCTCGAATTTTCATAGAACCTTATTCCCATGAGAACTTTATAGAAGACATACAAAGCTTAGGAAAAGGAAGACCTGATAATGAGCTTGTTTCTTGGTTTACTTCCCAGAGTTACGACATTATCTCTTGGCTTAAGTCCAAAGGAGTCAAATTCGAGCTTGCTGAATACTTAAGTACTTATGACAATACCAAGGAACGTCATTATTCCGGAGGTGTGGCTATTCAAGCGATGAATGGTGGTGAAGGAATGGTGGAAAGCCAACTAAGTTATTTGCAAAGCAAGGGAGCCAAAGTCATTTACTCAACTGCCGCTACAGGCTTAAGCGTGAGTCAAAACAATGAAGTGATCGGTGTGAAAGTTAGAAACTCATCAGGCGACACTGAAGTAATTCAAGGAGCAGTGGTATTAGGGTGCGGAGGGTTTGAAGCTAATAATGCCATGCGCGCTCAATATTTGGGACAAGAATGGGATCAAGTTCGACAACGTTGCGTCAAATACAATACTGGCGAAATGCTTGAAGCGGCCCTTTCTATTGGCGCAAAACCATATGGACACTTCACTGGAGCACACATCACACCTATTGATCCTGACTCTCCTTGGGAAGGAGGCTTGAATACGCGTGAAAAAACAAACCGATTAGCTTTCTCTTGGGGAGTAACAGTCAATAACGAAGGTAAAAGGTTCATCGATGAAGGAAGGTATTGGAACAATCAGATTTATGTTGAAGTTGGAAAAGCCATCCTCAAACAGCCCGATCAAATAGCCTATCAAATTTTCGATAGCCAAGGCATAAAATTTCTAGAACCCTACTATTCATTTCAAAAACAGTTCTACAAATCAGATAGCCTTGAGGAATTATCAAAAGAAACTAAATTGCCCTTGAAGGAATTTCTGTCAACCATAAACCAGTTTAATCAATCTTGCGATCACAACCAGAATACATACAACCCGACAATACTTGACGGACAAAGCACCAAAGACATCTTTCCTCCTAAATCAAATTGGGCTCTGCCAATAACTCAGCCACCATTTTATGCCTATCCAGTAGTTCCGGGCATTACCTTTACATTCGGAGGATTATTTTCAAATACCAAATGCGAAATATTAGACTATTCCGGATACCCAATCAAGGGCCTTTATGGTTGCGGAGAGATTACAGGTGGATACTTTTATTATGCCTATCCAACTGGCTCAGGCCTAATCAAAGGAGCCGTCACGGGAAAGGAAGCAGGTTATCAAGCTGCTCAATACGTAAAAAAGTTTTAA